One window from the genome of Lacerta agilis isolate rLacAgi1 chromosome 16, rLacAgi1.pri, whole genome shotgun sequence encodes:
- the EBP gene encoding 3-beta-hydroxysteroid-Delta(8),Delta(7)-isomerase codes for MGLEAKPLAVPHPYWPRNMELQHYIPNDIPVWQILTFLFSVSGLLLIVTWLIARWQNRTATPLGTWRSLAICWFAICGFIHGVIEGWFSLYHKEIAGDQSFLSQLWKEYAKGDSRYVISDNFTVCVETVTAFAWGPLCIWTVLAFLSDQPHRFVLQLIVSLGQLYGDVLYFSTEYLEGFSHSEIGHPIYFWFYFVFMNALWIIIPSILILDAWKHLSTCQKITDAGKIKKH; via the exons ATGGGGTTAGAAGCGAAGCCCCTTGCTGTTCCCCACCCTTACTGGCCTCGAAACATGGAGCTCCAGCACTACATCCCCAATGACATCCCCGTGTGGCAGATATTGACTTTCCTCTTCTCTGTCTCTGGGCTCCTGCTGATAGTGACTTGGCTCATAGCAAGATGGCAGAACAGGACAGCTACACCGCTTGGAACCTGGCGCTCCTTGGCTATCTGCTGGTTTGCCATCTGTGGCTTTATTCATGGTGTCATTGAAGGCTGGTTTAGCCTGTACCACAAGGAAATCGCAGGGGACCAGTCTTTTCTTTCACAGCTCT GGAAGGAATACGCCAAAGGTGACAGCAGATACGTCAT ATCAGACAATTTCACAGTTTGTGTGGAGACTGTCACAGCCTTCGCCTGGGGCCCCCTCTGCATCTGGACTGTGTTAGCATTTCTTTCAGACCAGCCCCATCGGTTCGTGCTGCAGCTGATTGTGTCGCTGG GCCAACTCTATGGAGATGTTCTGTACTTTTCCACCGAGTATCTCGAGGGCTTCAGTCACAGTGAGATAGGGCACCCGATATacttctggttttattttgtcTTCATGAATGCTTTGTGGATCATCATTCCTTCTATCCTCATCCTGGATGCTTGGAAACACCTCAGCACTTGCCAGAAGATAACGGATGCTGGCAAAATCAAGAAGCACTGA